Proteins encoded by one window of Lycium barbarum isolate Lr01 chromosome 11, ASM1917538v2, whole genome shotgun sequence:
- the LOC132617099 gene encoding sodium/calcium exchanger NCL-like gives MFSKSFLTVLTLLIFCTGVYGRIISDQTSSDLVSDGVNGGRENGIISLFAETEKACEQSYGFLPCTNTVLGNMFLIIVYGYLMFLAATYLSSGSELLLEILGPGIIGGLFLPILGALPDAMLILVSGISGSAAAAQSQVSVGIGLLAGSTVMLLTAIWGTCCIVGKCDIENSVAVDSKDTKGFSLTGSGVTTDIWTSYAAMIMAVSVLPFIVVQLPQLFHSNSGRHLAILIALIISLSLLVSYCLYQVFQPWIQTRRLVYVKHKHVISGILKHLKKHALGRLFTDHGTPNIEVIEKLFDAIDANGDGHLSHSELRALVVGLRLEEINLDENDAVAKVLKDFDTSCDEQVDKKEFTSGVEKWLYEAKSSIGSVEAGPDTMKYLDDFHEETRREHSLLGEDQSDEIVEGVENPRKVATKAGLLLLLGTIIAAVFADPLVDAVNNFSSATSIPSFFISFIALPLATNSSEAVSAIIFATRKKKRSASLTFSELYGAVTMNNLLCLSVFLAIVYARGLTWNFSSEVLVILIVCMVMGILGSIRTTFPLWTCFIAFTLYPFSLVLVYVLDYVFGWS, from the exons atgttctccAAATCTTTTCTCACTGTCCTAACACTCCTTATTTTCTGTACCGGCGTGTATGGTCGCATTATTAGCGACCAGACATCATCGGATCTTGTCTCCGATGGAGTTAACGGCGGTCGTGAAAATGGAATTATTTCACTTTTTGCTGAAACAGAGAAAGCATGTGAACAGAGTTATGGTTTTTTGCCTTGTACTAATACTGTTCTAGGAAATATGTTCCTTATTATTGTGTATGGTTATCTTATGTTTTTGGCTGCAACTTATTTGAGCTCTGGTAGTGAGTTGTTGCTTGAGATATTGGGACCTGGTATTATTGGTGGACTTTTCTTACCTATTCTTGGTGCTCTTCCTGATGCTATGCTGATTCTTG TATCGGGGATATCTGGAAGTGCCGCAGCTGCTCAGAGCCAGGTCTCTGTAGGAATAGGCTTGTTAGCTGGGTCAACAGTGATGCTTCTTACTGCAATATGGGGAACCTGTTGCATTGTTGGCAAGTGCGACATAGAAAATTCTGTTGCTGTGGACTCGAAAGACACTAAAGGGTTCAGCTTGACTG GTTCCGGTGTTACTACTGATATCTGGACAAGCTATGCTGCAATGATCATGGCCGTATCTGTTCTTCCATTTATTGTTGTGCAGTTGCCACAGCTCTTCCATTCAAATTCAGGAAGACATTTAGCGATCTTGATAGCTCTTATCATATCATTGTCGCTGCTCGTCTCTTATTGTCTTTATCAG GTCTTTCAGCCTTGGATACAAACACGGCGACTTGTTTATGTAAAACATAAGCATGTCATATCAGGAATTTTAAAACATTTAAAAAAGCACGCATTGGGCAGGCTTTTCACAGATCATGGAACACCAAATATCGAAGTTATAGAAAA GCTGTTCGATGCAATTGATGCAAATGGCGATGGACATCTTTCCCATTCTGAATTAAGAGCTCTGGTTGTAGGACTCCGTCTTGAGGAGATAAACTTAGACGAAAATGATGCTGTAGCCAAGGTACTGAAGGACTTCGATACGTCTTGTGATGAGCAAGTTGATAAGAAAGAATTCACTTCTGGAGTTGAAAAATGGCTCTATGAAGCCAAGAGTTCTATTGGTTCTGTTGAGGCTGGTCCTGATACAATGAAATACCTTGATGATTTTCATGAG GAAACAAGGAGGGAGCACAGTCTTTTGGGGGAGGATCAAAGTGATGAAATTGTTGAGGGTGTCGAGAATCCTCGAAAAGTTGCTACAAAGgctggattgttgttgttgctgggTACTATTATTGCTGCTGTTTTTGCTGATCCTTTGGTGGATGCTGTTAATAATTTCTCCAGTGCCACAAGTATTCCGTCTTTCTTCATCTCATTCATTGCGCTGCCTCTGGCAACCAACTCCAGTGAGGCAGTGTCTGCTATAATCTTTGCTACCCGGAAAAAGAAGAGATCCGCCTCATTAACATTTTCTGAG TTATATGGAGCTGTGACCATGAACAATCTCCTTTGTCTGTCAGTCTTCTTGGCTATTGTTTATGCCAGAGGATTGACATGGAACTTCTCATCTGAAGTGCTGGTTATTCTAATTGTTTGCATGGTTATGGGGATCTTAGGGAGCATCCGTACCACCTTTCCCTTGTGGACTTGTTTTATAGCTTTTACACTTTATCCATTCTCCCTTGTACTTGTGTACGTTCTTGATTATGTATTTGGTTGGTCGTAG
- the LOC132617100 gene encoding uncharacterized protein LOC132617100, with amino-acid sequence MAEAIMTIEEHTNSSSASATKKLKQKKVPQRGLGVAQLERIRLEEQHTKDEILPLKNSIVSSQDSSFSTLKSPSALKNCGFRLNSSTPFLENLSLKDLQSPKQVNVSEGEMNLSAILGNKGYDDCSKLCGNIKYSCEEDQDEKLYQHGVVIQPPIFSIPQYQQPACSSSMMNISSGISSSSVRNYQMEPPSNQSYQGCYLPLWPEEVKRVGLKRPYPFPPEFPPVPAFHCKFPPHYEGTANSDSTTFFKREVPLKSRALFDLKPRNVVRENRALNGDFLTLAPPAAIGAENQQTLSNSAPRNNERFKFETVPFQEVAEEPGTRSGLHRSVQQHVFRFFPSPNVQIGQAGNRNNYHGEVGGKVDLNLKL; translated from the exons atGGCTGAGGCAATAATGACTATAGAAGAACATACCAATAGTAGCAGTGCCAGTGCCACTAAAAAGTTGAAGCAAAAAAAAGTTCCACAAAGAGGACTAGGTGTTGCTCAACTTGAGAGAATTAGATTGGAGGAACAACATACAAAAGATGAAATTTTGCCACTAAAAAATTCAATTGTTTCATCACAAGATTCCTCTTTTAGCACTTTAAAATCACCATCAGCCTTGAAAAATTGTGGCTTTAGACTAAATTCATCAaccccttttcttgaaaatttgagTCTAAAGGATTTGCAATCTCCAAAACAAGTGAATGTGAGTGAAGGTGAAATGAATTTGTCAGCAATTTTGGGTAATAAAGGGTATGATGATTGCTCTAAATTGTGTGGTAATATTAAGTACAGTTGTGAGGAAGATCAGGATGAGAAGTTATACCAACATGGTGTTGTTATTCAGCCTCCAATTTTCTCTATACCACAATATCAGCAACCAGCTTGTTCTTCATCAATG ATGAATATCTCATCAGGTATTTCATCATCATCTGTAAGAAATTATCAGATGGAGCCCCCTTCAAACCAAAGTTATCAGGGCTGTTATTTACCCTTGTGGCCAGAGGAAGTGAAG AGGGTTGGCTTAAAAAGACCATATCCCTTTCCTCCCGAGTTCCCACCTGTCCCTGCATTTCACTGCAAATTCCCTCCGCACTATGAAGGCACAGCAAATTCAGACTCAACAACGTTTTTTAAAAG AGAAGTTCCTCTAAAATCAAGAGCTCTGTTCGACTTAAAGCCAAGGAATGTTGTCAGAGAAAATAGAGCTCTCAATGGAGATTTTCTCACATTGGCTCCTCCTGCAGCTATTGGTGCAGAAAATCAGCAAACTTTATCAAATTCAGCCCCTCGGAACAACGAGCGATTTAAATTCGAGACTGTACCCTTTCAA GAAGTTGCTGAAGAGCCTGGCACTAGGTCAGGCCTACACAGATCAGTTCAACAACATGTCTTCAGATTCTTCCCATCTCCGAACGTGCAAATTGGCCAAGCAGGAAACAGAAACAATTATCATGGTGAAGTAGGAGGAAAAGTTGATCTCAATCTTAAGCTATAA